In the genome of Ziziphus jujuba cultivar Dongzao chromosome 10, ASM3175591v1, the window CGAAAGAAAGAATTCACAGCAAGCACCTCATCTTTGTCAATCTTGAGTTCCTCAACTTGAATAGTTTCCCAAGTCTGTGATGCTATGGCATTATACTCAAAAGGGACACCAAAGCGCTCACAATACTTTGCCAAGCGACGCCCAGTCTCTTCAATTCTTTCCGATGGACGGAATCCAGGCTGGGGAATCTCTATCCCTGTAATTCGCAGCTTGGGAGGTCCACCACTTCTGGATGAGAGATGCTGGATGAGGATTGGCCACTGGAAACCATACAAGATTCCAAAATCTACAATGTGGAGTTTTGTTGCTTTCTCAGCCATCTTAAGAATCATCTTGTTTGCAAAGAACATAGACATCTTCTGAAAAGGGAAGGCTGAAAGATGAACTTGGTAACATTTCAAAATATCAACAGCTGATGTCCTCTTGGAAGCTAGGGaagaataaaatgtttggacTCCAGTCCCAGCAATTCGTGCCTCGAGGCCATTAGCGAAAAAATGAGCCAACCTTTGACACCCATCACCAGAAGGGGAAGAATGCTGCCTAATCTGCTTTAATAGTTCATGAGCAGTCCTTATATCATTAGCTGACACAGCTTGTGCACATAAAATCAGGAGAGTCCTCAAATCCACGGTTTCCCTTTTCTTTCCCTGTTTCTTTGAACGGGCTCTCCCACCATTGCCATGAGGTCCTTGTGGCTGTTCATTTGGCTGCAAGGATTTGCTCGTTCCACTAATCACAACTTCACTTCCAGCACAATGGTTATTTCCATCAGTACAAAGCAACACCCTATCAAACATATCAGATATGTCACTCTCATCCACATAAACTGCAGACTGCTTAGCACTCCTCTCTTCTTCTAGATCAATGTTTTCCCTTTCATGATTCTTCCTTCCTCTCAAACCATTAGGCGAGGTCTCTCTGTCACTCTTTTCTTCCTTGACAACCACCTTTGGAGACTCTCCCTTCAACTCTGGTGAGAATGTGCTGCTTTCCAGATCAATGATTAGCTGATTACCTTTAGGAAGGAACTTACTAGCTTCTTCTAACCCTCTATTAAACTGAGAGATAGAATCACTGTCCGTGAATATGTTCTGAGCCAGTTCATTCAAAGAAGAACTAGACAGCCCATCACCAAGACTGTGTGTAGGAACAGAAAAATCCGAAATGTGATTCGAATTATACCGGAAATTATGGTCATTCGGAAGAGGAGTCGGGGATATAGAGGGCTTGTAATCCCCTATATCACCAAGCCAGTGGGGACCATTACTAATAGTACTACTACCGCCATTGTCACTGCTGAGGCTTGAAAAGTTATCATCAGGGCCCACAACTGTTTGATCAAAATGAAGAGGGTGCTGATTGGGAGAATGGGTTTCAACCGTTTGATCTACATAAACAGGGTTCTGATTGGACGAGTTGGGATTCTTCTCACCCACAAGAACATCGTAGAACGATTTCTCAGTGATTTGAAGACCCAGTGGGTCGAAAAACATGCATGGTTTCTCCTCTATCTTCTCCTCCATAAGAATCTGgcttatatatttgataacagATTCTGAGAATTCACTCTCATCTGGGGAACTATCTCCCCGAGGACTAACACTCGAATTCGGTCCAGAAGAGCTTCCATCAGGAATAGGACTAACAGAAGGAATACTTGATCCTACCTCTGAACTCACAGTCATGGAAGGAATGAAATTACCAGAGTCTGGATGAGGTGGGAAAAAAAGATAGTCGTCCATGAAATTAAGATCTGGGGATGGTTGATCAAATTTATACTCGTCTAAGAGATTTGGAAACTGATTGGAATCGGGTAAAACAACAGTCTGCTTATCAATTACGAAACCATTTGTGAAATCTGAGAATTCAGTGAAACTTGGATCCATAATCATCTATACTAATAAAAACTGGTTTAAACCAGTTAGAATAGTCAACCCCTGAAAAGCTCAACTATCTATCTGTTTTTTAAAGCTGAATTTCTCGATTCTAACTAAAAAGTCTACAGAAAACAACAAGAACATCAAGAACCTTAATCTGGGAAAAACTCTAAACCCTTTACAGCCTACAAAAATTACTACTTAATCATATCAaagaacaaaatcaaagaatacAACACAGAATAACAGAGAAACAGAGGAACGAAatcaaagaaggaaaaaaaaaaaaaaaaaaaaaaaaaagagagaactaAGGAATTGAAGAACCTTAGAAACCCATCTCAGTTATAGTCGAACGAATCAAAGGGAGCTGAATCAAAGTTGTAGCAGCAGCTAAAAAGGGTCAGACATATatggaagaaagaagaagattaaGGAAGTTGTGTGAAGAGCGTTACGGAAGTGAAAGAGAAGCGCTGACGAAACGGAAACTCGGCGAGATTCTCTCATATATAGAATACAagcagaagagagagagagagagaattttatGATTTCATCGTCGGGAAGTTTCtcggaaaagagag includes:
- the LOC107409602 gene encoding scarecrow-like protein 33, with amino-acid sequence MIMDPSFTEFSDFTNGFVIDKQTVVLPDSNQFPNLLDEYKFDQPSPDLNFMDDYLFFPPHPDSGNFIPSMTVSSEVGSSIPSVSPIPDGSSSGPNSSVSPRGDSSPDESEFSESVIKYISQILMEEKIEEKPCMFFDPLGLQITEKSFYDVLVGEKNPNSSNQNPVYVDQTVETHSPNQHPLHFDQTVVGPDDNFSSLSSDNGGSSTISNGPHWLGDIGDYKPSISPTPLPNDHNFRYNSNHISDFSVPTHSLGDGLSSSSLNELAQNIFTDSDSISQFNRGLEEASKFLPKGNQLIIDLESSTFSPELKGESPKVVVKEEKSDRETSPNGLRGRKNHERENIDLEEERSAKQSAVYVDESDISDMFDRVLLCTDGNNHCAGSEVVISGTSKSLQPNEQPQGPHGNGGRARSKKQGKKRETVDLRTLLILCAQAVSANDIRTAHELLKQIRQHSSPSGDGCQRLAHFFANGLEARIAGTGVQTFYSSLASKRTSAVDILKCYQVHLSAFPFQKMSMFFANKMILKMAEKATKLHIVDFGILYGFQWPILIQHLSSRSGGPPKLRITGIEIPQPGFRPSERIEETGRRLAKYCERFGVPFEYNAIASQTWETIQVEELKIDKDEVLAVNSFFRFKNLLDETVEVNCPRNAVLNLIRKMNPNIFVNNVVNGSFNAPFFVPRFREALFHYSALFDMFDINLSRESEERSMFEREFYGREAMNVIACEGLERVERPETHKQWQVRTTRAGFRPLPPDRELMDRLRAKLKAWYHKDFVIDEDSHWMLQGWKGRIVYASSCWVPA